The nucleotide window GTGTTCGAAAGGGCGCTATCACTCATAAACGGCTGATTTCTGCGATTTTTGAACCTGAATCGCACACCGGCAAAAACTGATCAGGCCGGGGTGTATTTATTATGAACGATTTCCAAGACCGTCGGAGACAACCGGCAGGCCGGAAAAAGACAGAATTGAAAGAAGGATATTTAATGAATACTGAAATGTCAGTACCAACCACCGATGATTTCGCCGCGCTTCTCGACGAATCACTTGGAGAGTCCGGACGTTTTGATGGCAAAGTCGTTACCGGCACCATCATTGCACTGGACAAGGAAGCAGTAATTGTAGACATCGGCCTGAAAGCCGAAGGTCGCATCCCCCTGAAAGAATTTGCCCTGCCCGGTCAGACCCCTGAACTGAATGTGGGTGACACGGTAGAGGTTTTTGTTGATCGCATAGAGAACGCCCGCGGTGAAGCGCAGCTCAGCCGTGAGAAGGCCCGTCGCGAGGAATCATGGATACAACTGGAAAAATCTTACGAAGCAGAAGAACGCGTCAAAGGCATCATCTTCGGTCGCGTTAAAGGTGGTTTCACTGTTGACCTGAACGGTGCCGTGGCCTTCCTGCCTGGCAGCCAGGTAGACATCCGTCCGATCCGTGACGTCACTCCGCTGATGAACATCGAACAGCCTTTCCAGATCCTGAAAATGGACCGCAAACGGGGCAACATCGTTGTTTCCCGCCGCGCCATCCTGGAAGAAACACGTGCCGAACAGCGCGCTGAACTGATCGAAGGCCTGAGTGAAGGCAATGTGGTTGAAGGTGTTGTCAAAAACATCACCGATTACGGCGCCTTTGTGGATCTCGGCGGTATTGACGGCCTGCTGCATGTCACAGACATCAGCTGGAAACGCATCAATCATCCGTCGGAAGTTCTGAACATTGGTGACACCATCAAGGTGCAGATCATCCGCCTGAATCCGGAAACACAGCGCATCTCCCTCGGCATGAAACAGCTGCAGGAAGATCCGTGGGCCAGCATCGAAGAGAAATACCCGGTTGGCTCCAAACTGACAGGCCGCATCACCAACATCACCGACTATGGTGCCTTTGTTGAGCTGGAAGACGGCATCGAAGGCCTGGTTCACGTTTCCGAAATGAGCTGGGTCAAGAAGAACGTTCATCCTGGCAAAATCGTTTCCACCAGCCAGGAAGTGGAAGTTATGGTTCTCGAGATTGAACCGGAAAAACGCCGGATCAGCCTTGGTCTCAAACAGTGCCTGGACAATCCGTGGACAAGCTTTGCCTCTACTCATCCGATTGGCACCGAAATCGAAGGTGAAATCAAGAACATCACCGAGTTCGGCCTGTTTGTCGGTCTGGAAGGCGACGTGGACGGTATGGTTCACATGTCTGACCTGGACTGGAATAAATCCGGTGAAGAAGCTATCGCCGAATTCAAAAAGGGCGATATGGTCAAAGCCGTTGTTCTGGACATTGATGTGGACAAGGAACGTATCTCCCTCGGCATCAAACAGCTCGGCAGCGATCCGATCGCTTCCATCACCGGCCTGAAAAAAGGCGGTACGGTAACCTGTACAGTGACCAAAGTGACCGAAAACGGTCTTGAAGTCACCGTCGGCGAAGATGACCAGGCCATGGACGCCTTCATTCGCCGCAGCGACCTGAGCCGTGACCGGTCCGAGCAGCGTCCTGAACGCTTCTCCGTCGGCGACAAGGTTGACGCCCTGGTGACCAGCGTAGACAAGAAAAGCCGCAAGGTTGGCCTCAGCATTAAACAGCTCGAAATTTCCGAGGAAAAAGAAGCTGTGGCCCAGTACGGTTCTTCCGACAGCGGCGCAAGCCTCGGGGACATCCTCGGTGCTGCCCTGGCCGAAGGAAAAGAAGAAGACAAATAAGTCTCCCTTCTTTCAGAACATTTGGAAAACCCGCTCCAACCGGAGCGGGTTTTTTATTGGAACCGGGTTTAACGGATCCCTGTACAACAAGTTCTGGACAGCCGGGTTGAAAAATTCATAATATCGGACAAGCCCTTATTGGCACGATTTCACAAATACCGGGGAAATTTTATGAGTGATAATTTCGAAATGGTCATCGATCGCGGGCGGCTCCGGAGAAAGGTAACTTTCTGGCGTGTTATCGCCGTGGTACTTGCCATTCTGGTATTGCTGACAATGATCAGTCCGGCCGGCCCGGTCCCCACCCCCTATGTGGCGAGAATCACCATTTCCGGCATCATCATGGAGAATACCGCCAGAGACGAGAATATCCGCTCCCTCGCCAAAGATGACCGCGCCAAGGCCCTGATTGTGCATATCAACAGTCCCGGCGGCGGCAGCACCGCGAGTGAGCAGCTCTATCACGCCATTCGCAAGGTGGCTGAGGAAAAACCCGTTGTCATCACCATGGGCTCTCTGGCAGCCTCCGGCGGCTATATTACGGCCCTGGCCGGTGATCATATTGTCGCCCGGGAGACAACCATCACCGGCTCCATCGGCGTAATCATGCAATACAGCCATTTCGGCGAGCTGATGGACAAGATTGGCATCGGCAGCGAACAGGTCAAAAGCGGCAAGCTGAAAGGCGACCCCGACGGTCTTCACCCGATGGGAGAGGAAGCCCGCGC belongs to Emcibacter sp. and includes:
- the rpsA gene encoding 30S ribosomal protein S1; this encodes MSVPTTDDFAALLDESLGESGRFDGKVVTGTIIALDKEAVIVDIGLKAEGRIPLKEFALPGQTPELNVGDTVEVFVDRIENARGEAQLSREKARREESWIQLEKSYEAEERVKGIIFGRVKGGFTVDLNGAVAFLPGSQVDIRPIRDVTPLMNIEQPFQILKMDRKRGNIVVSRRAILEETRAEQRAELIEGLSEGNVVEGVVKNITDYGAFVDLGGIDGLLHVTDISWKRINHPSEVLNIGDTIKVQIIRLNPETQRISLGMKQLQEDPWASIEEKYPVGSKLTGRITNITDYGAFVELEDGIEGLVHVSEMSWVKKNVHPGKIVSTSQEVEVMVLEIEPEKRRISLGLKQCLDNPWTSFASTHPIGTEIEGEIKNITEFGLFVGLEGDVDGMVHMSDLDWNKSGEEAIAEFKKGDMVKAVVLDIDVDKERISLGIKQLGSDPIASITGLKKGGTVTCTVTKVTENGLEVTVGEDDQAMDAFIRRSDLSRDRSEQRPERFSVGDKVDALVTSVDKKSRKVGLSIKQLEISEEKEAVAQYGSSDSGASLGDILGAALAEGKEEDK
- the sppA gene encoding signal peptide peptidase SppA, producing MSDNFEMVIDRGRLRRKVTFWRVIAVVLAILVLLTMISPAGPVPTPYVARITISGIIMENTARDENIRSLAKDDRAKALIVHINSPGGGSTASEQLYHAIRKVAEEKPVVITMGSLAASGGYITALAGDHIVARETTITGSIGVIMQYSHFGELMDKIGIGSEQVKSGKLKGDPDGLHPMGEEARAVFQSMIDDSFDWFTGLVADRRQIDLEKVKKLSDGRVYTGRQALSNGLIDSLGGQEEAMGWLVVEKGISDDLPVIDVDKSRKELLMEEFFNSIMGKMPFNEVLSLDGLISVWQPDNY